From Brassica oleracea var. oleracea cultivar TO1000 chromosome C3, BOL, whole genome shotgun sequence, a single genomic window includes:
- the LOC106328464 gene encoding cytochrome P450 71B7-like, producing MSPLLCFLSLLSILLFSFLIFFKKLKSGKLPPGPQKLPIIGNLHNLNGLAHTCFQNLSQKFGPVMLLRLGYVPTVVISSREGAEEALKTHDLECCSRPETVATRMLSYNFKDIGFAPYGEEWKSLRKLVVMELLNAKKLKSFKYIREEENDILVKKLRECALTGSPVNLTKALFTLVASVVCRLAFGIDIHKCEFIDEDNVADLVHKFELLIDGFAFSDFFPGVGWFIDQISGQNKTLNNVFSELDTFFQKVLDEHLKPEGRVSESPDVVDVMVDLMEKQGKDGDSFKLTTDHFKGIISDIFLAGVNTSAITLAWAMTELIRNRRAMKKVQDEIRTTLGDKKERLTEDDLSQLHYFKLMVKETFRLHPAAPLLLPREAMSEIKIQGYDIPAKTQMIINVYSIARDPKIWTNPDEFNPDRFLESSIDYKGLNYELLPFGSGRRICPGMMMGIANVEMGLLNLLYFFDWGMPEGKTVNDMDLEETGSIIVSKKATLELVPFINN from the exons ATGTCACCCTTGCTCTGTTTCCTCTCACTCTTATCCATTTTATTATTTTCTTTCTTGATCTTCTTTAAGAAACTCAAAAGTGGGAAGCTTCCTCCGGGACCACAGAAGCTTCCGATCATTGGAAACTTACACAACCTCAACGGACTGGCTCACACATGTTTTCAAAACCTCTCCCAAAAGTTCGGACCAGTGATGCTTCTCCGTTTAGGATATGTCCCCACGGTCGTGATCTCATCGAGAGAAGGTGCAGAGGAAGCTCTCAAGACCCACGATCTTGAATGTTGCAGCCGACCAGAGACTGTCGCGACCAGGATGCTCTCGTACAACTTCAAAGACATCGGGTTCGCGCCTTATGGTGAGGAATGGAAATCTTTAAGAAAGCTCGTGGTTATGGAGCTCTTGAACGCGAAGAAGCTCAAATCGTTCAAGTATATTAGAGAGGAAGAGAATGACATTTTGGTCAAGAAACTGAGAGAGTGTGCACTGACGGGATCACCCGTGAATCTTACGAAGGCCCTTTTCACGCTGGTTGCGAGCGTCGTGTGTAGGCTCGCGTTTGGTATAGATATTCACAAGTGCGAGTTCATCGATGAGGACAACGTTGCGGATCTAGTTCATAAGTTTGAGTTGCTCATCGATGGTTTTGCGTTCTCTGATTTCTTCCCTGGAGTGGGTTGGTTTATCGACCAGATATCAGGACAGAACAAGACACTGAACAATGTTTTCTCGGAGCTAGACACGTTCTTCCAGAAAGTGCTCGATGAACATCTGAAGCCTGAAGGAAGAGTATCAGAGAGCCCTGATGTCGTTGACGTGATGGTTGATCTGATGGAGAAGCAAGGGAAAGACGGTGACTCGTTCAAGCTCACCACAGATCATTTCAAAGGAATCATCTCG GACATATTTCTAGCAGGTGTAAACACAAGCGCCATCACTCTAGCCTGGGCCATGACAGAGCTGATCCGAAACCGTAGAGCAATGAAGAAAGTACAAGACGAGATTCGGACAACACTCGGAGACAAGAAGGAGAGACTCACAGAAGATGATCTCAGCCAGCTTCACTACTTCAAGCTCATGGTCAAGGAAACATTCAGATTACACCCAGCTGCTCCTCTTTTACTTCCAAGAGAGGCAATGTCTGAGATCAAGATCCAAGGCTATGACATCCCAGCTAAAACCCAGATGATCATCAATGTATACTCGATCGCACGCGATCCAAAAATTTGGACAAACCCAGATGAGTTTAATCCTGATAGGTTTCTGGAGAGTTCGATAGATTACAAAGGACTGAACTATGAGCTGTTACCATTTGGGTCTGGTAGGAGAATATGTCCAGGGATGATGATGGGGATAGCTAACGTGGAAATGGGATTGTTGAACTTGCTCTACTTCTTCGACTGGGGAATGCCTGAAGGGAAGACTGTGAATGACATGGACTTGGAAGAAACTGGATCCATCATTGTCAGCAAGAAAGCAACTCTTGAGCTTGTTCCATTTATTAATAACTGA